One Thermodesulfobacteriota bacterium DNA segment encodes these proteins:
- a CDS encoding methylenetetrahydrofolate reductase, translated as MTNANGYKSGSNLEKVLSAGHFAVTGELGPPQSADAHHIRVKAGHLKGVVDAVNVTDNQTAVVRMSSLGASIVAVQEGLEPVMQMTCRDRNRLAMQADYLSAYALGIRNLLALTGDHQSFGNHPTAKNVHDLDSVQQLQMLKDLRDEKRFQCGDLVKGAEPRFFIGAAAAPEAHPVEWRPQRLAKKAAAGADFIQTQLVYNVPAFKRFMEEVRRLRVHEKLAILVGVGPLKGPAMAKYMRDFVPGITVPDHVIERIEGAAGGIPPEEKEARQTAWKAEGIRMCVELIQELREIEGVAGVHVMAIEWEEAVRPIVEGAGLLPRPAVRGAGGFDRITG; from the coding sequence ATGACGAACGCCAACGGCTACAAGTCGGGCAGCAATCTGGAGAAGGTCCTCTCCGCGGGGCACTTTGCGGTGACCGGCGAGCTGGGGCCGCCCCAGAGCGCCGACGCCCACCACATCCGGGTGAAGGCGGGCCACCTCAAGGGGGTGGTGGACGCGGTGAACGTCACCGACAACCAGACCGCCGTGGTGCGCATGTCGAGCCTGGGGGCGTCGATCGTCGCGGTGCAGGAGGGCCTGGAGCCGGTCATGCAGATGACCTGCCGCGACCGGAACCGCCTGGCCATGCAGGCCGACTACCTCTCCGCCTACGCGCTCGGCATCCGAAATCTCCTGGCCCTCACCGGGGACCACCAGTCCTTCGGCAACCACCCCACCGCGAAGAACGTCCACGACCTGGACTCCGTGCAGCAGCTCCAGATGCTCAAGGACCTCCGGGACGAGAAGCGGTTCCAGTGCGGCGACCTCGTGAAGGGAGCCGAGCCCCGGTTCTTCATCGGCGCCGCGGCGGCCCCCGAGGCCCACCCGGTGGAGTGGCGGCCCCAGCGACTGGCGAAGAAGGCCGCCGCAGGGGCCGACTTCATCCAGACCCAGCTCGTCTACAACGTGCCGGCCTTCAAGCGGTTCATGGAGGAGGTGCGCCGGCTCCGGGTCCACGAGAAGCTCGCGATCCTCGTGGGGGTGGGGCCCCTCAAAGGCCCGGCCATGGCCAAGTACATGCGCGACTTCGTCCCCGGCATCACCGTGCCCGACCACGTCATCGAGCGGATCGAAGGCGCCGCCGGGGGGATCCCCCCCGAGGAGAAGGAAGCGCGCCAGACAGCCTGGAAGGCCGAGGGCATCCGGATGTGCGTCGAGCTCATCCAGGAGCTCCGGGAGATCGAAGGCGTGGCCGGCGTCCACGTCATGGCCATCGAGTGGGAAGAGGCCGTGCGCCCCATCGTGGAAGGCGCCGGGCTCCTGCCTCGGCCGGCGGTTCGAGGTGCGGGGGGTTTTGACAGGATCACAGGATGA
- a CDS encoding methylenetetrahydrofolate reductase C-terminal domain-containing protein, whose protein sequence is MIVGEQKPLSEIVGFLGDAREVLVAGCGTCVTVCLAGGEKEAQLLASALRMASRLDGATRRVTDVTAQRQCEWEYLDGIAEHVRRADAVVSLACGIGVQAMVRHFPDAWVVPGLNTTFLGLPEEQGIWTEQCQACGNCMLGQTGGICPIARCSKQVQNGPCGGSENGLCEVKRVKRENGVPVMKTDARGRQVPVTEDVECAWHLIHERLKRLGRLDLITGVQGPKDWSTSRDGGPRRIVREDLLLLDEG, encoded by the coding sequence ATGATCGTCGGCGAGCAAAAGCCACTTTCGGAGATTGTGGGGTTTCTGGGGGACGCGCGGGAGGTGCTCGTGGCCGGGTGCGGCACCTGCGTCACCGTGTGCCTGGCGGGGGGCGAGAAGGAAGCCCAACTCCTGGCGTCGGCCCTTCGCATGGCCTCCCGGCTCGACGGGGCCACTCGCCGGGTGACCGATGTCACGGCCCAGCGCCAGTGCGAGTGGGAGTACCTGGACGGCATCGCCGAGCACGTGCGGAGGGCCGACGCCGTGGTGTCGCTCGCCTGCGGCATCGGGGTCCAGGCCATGGTCCGGCACTTTCCCGACGCCTGGGTGGTGCCCGGCCTGAACACCACGTTCCTGGGCCTGCCCGAGGAGCAGGGCATCTGGACCGAGCAGTGCCAGGCCTGCGGCAACTGCATGCTCGGCCAGACCGGCGGCATCTGCCCCATCGCCCGGTGCTCCAAGCAGGTGCAGAACGGCCCCTGCGGAGGCTCGGAAAACGGCCTGTGCGAAGTCAAGCGGGTCAAACGCGAAAACGGCGTCCCCGTGATGAAGACCGACGCCCGCGGCCGGCAGGTGCCGGTCACCGAGGATGTGGAGTGCGCCTGGCACCTGATCCACGAGCGGCTCAAACGCCTCGGTCGCCTGGACCTCATCACGGGCGTCCAGGGCCCCAAGGACTGGTCCACCTCCCGCGACGGCGGCCCCCGCCGCATCGTCCGGGAAGACCTCCTCCTCCTGGACGAGGGATAG
- a CDS encoding hydrogenase iron-sulfur subunit — MTADRQISTGHVPPATSPGFQPELTAFTCSYCAYMSGDTAGALRLQYPATVKVVKLPCTGKADARYLLAAFEEGADGVYVIACPIGNCHHVRGNERARARVERTRKLLEQVGLEGERLGIFFLSGGMGESFAAAAREMTERIRRLGPSPLRSGRGLDGITG; from the coding sequence ATGACAGCCGACCGGCAAATCTCGACGGGCCACGTGCCACCCGCAACGAGCCCCGGCTTTCAGCCGGAGCTCACTGCCTTCACGTGCAGCTACTGCGCCTACATGTCGGGCGACACGGCAGGTGCGCTGCGGCTCCAGTACCCGGCCACCGTGAAGGTGGTGAAGCTGCCCTGCACGGGGAAGGCCGACGCCCGCTACCTCCTGGCCGCCTTCGAAGAGGGGGCCGACGGCGTCTACGTGATCGCCTGCCCCATCGGCAACTGCCATCACGTGCGGGGCAACGAGAGGGCCCGGGCCCGGGTGGAGCGCACCCGCAAGCTCCTGGAGCAGGTGGGGCTCGAGGGCGAGCGCCTGGGCATCTTCTTCCTCTCCGGGGGCATGGGCGAGAGCTTCGCCGCCGCCGCCCGGGAGATGACCGAGCGCATCCGCCGGCTGGGGCCCAGCCCATTGCGGAGCGGACGGGGTTTGGACGGGATAACGGGATGA
- a CDS encoding FAD-dependent oxidoreductase: MSPSRNGNGRKVGSVLVVGGGVAGMRAAADLAETGLQVHLVEAAPGLGGRVSQLGFMFPTHDCVLCRGSSDHGYGCTRPSISPAFQDHNLHPNIRLRTLTEVVDFQGQVGDFTVTLRRSPRHVDPARCINCRLCAVVCPATLPSEFQLGMSNRRAAYKTAPRAIPDAYVIEKGPWCEGCGKCAAICPTRAVDLEEEPRTETIRVGATILALGHRLFDPASLEEFGYGRYPNVVTTMQFERLASRSGPTEGMVARLSDGVRPGRVAWLQCIGSRDQEHPYCSSICCMIATKQAVLAKQRLGGVDCQVFVMDERAFNKEYTKYHRRAMETHGVRYTRCRVSAIREDPATRDLLLRFPGPDGKPREERYGMVVLAVGLEPPAGAAELARMMGVELNPHGFCATDKFHPLQTSQPGVYVAGAFQSPKEIAETVFDAAGAAAEVMRVFHDALGGLPAPREYPFLGRVDAAPPERDTAEEPARTGVFLCACGPVVSQSLDLDAIRDRAAGLPGVVHAARVELACFPEGLEAIRADIAAHGLNRAVVAACSPRTHEALFQRAVRQAGLNPYLLEMVNLREHCAWVHDREPEAATRKASELVRLGALRAARLEPVRRVPIQPFRSALVLGGGVAGMTAALAIADSGHDVTLVERGEALGGNLRHIYYLAEGLNPQRLLRDLVNRVRGHHRIRVLTRSELAAWSGSIGRFQSRIRTADPGAEGGTFEVEHGVTVVATGGREGTPEAFLHGEDPRVVTQLELEDWIVHQPERVAGMQSVAMIQCVKPAEAESFYCSRTCCTNTMKNAIRVKMLNPDCQVTVLYKDIITYGFREQYYTEARRRGVVFVRYTDEDLPRVTPLGAALRLEVTDPSLNRRYILEPELLALSMSIVPAEGTGALARLLQLPLSQEGFFLEADLKMRPMDFLAEGLFLCGMAHYPRFLEEAISSAQAAAGRALTVLSLDPFYVGGVVAAVDPDRCVGCLTCVRTCPFHIPRMAYDQAGVGNLGGHAWIDPALCQGCGSCTGECPAVAIQLAHYRDDQVMTGALGQWDSEFAESSRAGATAP; the protein is encoded by the coding sequence ATGTCTCCAAGCCGCAACGGCAACGGCAGGAAGGTTGGCTCGGTCCTCGTGGTGGGGGGCGGGGTGGCGGGGATGCGCGCCGCCGCGGATCTCGCCGAGACCGGGCTCCAGGTGCACCTGGTGGAGGCCGCGCCGGGGCTCGGGGGGCGGGTCTCCCAGCTCGGGTTCATGTTCCCCACCCACGACTGCGTGCTCTGCCGGGGCTCGTCGGACCACGGGTACGGGTGCACCCGGCCCTCCATCTCCCCGGCCTTCCAGGACCACAACCTCCACCCCAACATCCGGCTGCGCACCCTCACCGAGGTGGTGGACTTCCAGGGTCAGGTGGGGGACTTCACCGTCACCCTGCGCCGCAGCCCGCGGCACGTGGACCCCGCGCGCTGCATCAACTGCCGGCTGTGCGCCGTGGTGTGTCCGGCGACGCTCCCCAGCGAGTTCCAGCTCGGCATGTCCAACCGCAGGGCCGCCTACAAGACCGCCCCCCGGGCCATCCCCGACGCCTACGTCATCGAGAAGGGGCCCTGGTGCGAGGGGTGCGGCAAGTGCGCGGCCATCTGCCCGACGCGGGCCGTGGACCTGGAGGAGGAGCCGCGCACCGAGACGATCCGGGTGGGGGCGACGATCCTGGCCCTGGGCCACCGCCTCTTCGACCCGGCCTCCCTGGAGGAGTTCGGCTACGGGCGCTATCCCAACGTGGTCACCACCATGCAGTTCGAGCGCCTGGCGAGCCGGTCGGGCCCCACCGAGGGCATGGTGGCCCGCCTCTCCGACGGGGTGCGCCCCGGGCGCGTGGCGTGGCTCCAGTGCATCGGCTCCCGGGACCAGGAGCACCCCTACTGCTCCTCCATCTGCTGCATGATCGCCACCAAGCAGGCCGTGCTCGCCAAGCAGCGCCTGGGCGGCGTGGACTGCCAGGTCTTCGTGATGGACGAGCGGGCCTTCAACAAGGAGTACACCAAGTACCACCGCCGGGCCATGGAGACCCACGGGGTGCGCTACACCCGGTGTCGGGTGAGCGCCATCCGGGAGGACCCGGCCACCCGGGACCTCCTCCTGCGCTTCCCGGGGCCCGACGGCAAGCCCCGGGAAGAGCGCTACGGGATGGTGGTACTGGCCGTGGGCCTGGAGCCCCCGGCCGGAGCGGCGGAGCTCGCCCGGATGATGGGGGTCGAGCTCAACCCCCACGGCTTTTGCGCCACCGACAAGTTCCATCCCCTCCAGACGAGCCAGCCCGGGGTATACGTGGCCGGCGCCTTCCAGTCCCCCAAGGAGATCGCCGAGACGGTCTTCGACGCCGCCGGCGCCGCCGCCGAGGTGATGCGGGTCTTCCACGACGCCCTGGGCGGCCTGCCGGCCCCCCGGGAGTACCCCTTCCTGGGGCGCGTCGATGCCGCCCCGCCGGAGCGGGACACGGCGGAGGAGCCGGCGCGCACCGGGGTCTTCCTGTGCGCGTGCGGCCCGGTGGTGTCCCAGTCCCTGGACCTCGACGCGATCCGGGATCGGGCGGCAGGCCTGCCCGGGGTGGTCCACGCCGCCCGGGTGGAGCTTGCGTGCTTCCCCGAGGGGCTCGAGGCAATCCGGGCCGACATCGCGGCCCACGGCCTCAACCGGGCGGTGGTTGCGGCGTGCAGCCCCCGCACCCACGAGGCCCTCTTCCAGCGGGCGGTGCGCCAGGCGGGCCTCAATCCCTACCTCCTGGAGATGGTGAACCTGCGGGAACACTGCGCCTGGGTCCACGACCGGGAGCCCGAGGCGGCCACCCGCAAGGCCTCGGAGCTCGTGCGGCTGGGGGCGCTGCGAGCGGCCCGCCTGGAGCCCGTGCGGCGCGTCCCCATCCAGCCCTTCCGCAGCGCGCTCGTCCTGGGGGGCGGGGTGGCCGGCATGACGGCGGCCCTGGCCATCGCCGACAGCGGCCACGACGTGACCCTGGTGGAGCGGGGCGAGGCCCTGGGGGGAAACCTGCGCCACATCTACTACCTGGCCGAAGGCCTCAACCCCCAGCGGCTCCTGCGCGACCTGGTCAATCGGGTGCGGGGCCACCACCGCATCCGGGTCCTCACCCGCAGCGAGCTGGCCGCCTGGAGCGGCTCCATCGGCCGGTTCCAGAGCCGCATCCGCACCGCCGACCCGGGGGCCGAGGGGGGCACCTTCGAGGTGGAGCACGGGGTCACGGTGGTGGCCACGGGCGGCCGGGAGGGGACGCCGGAGGCCTTCCTCCACGGGGAAGACCCTCGGGTGGTGACCCAGCTCGAACTCGAGGACTGGATCGTCCACCAGCCCGAGCGGGTGGCGGGGATGCAAAGCGTCGCCATGATCCAGTGCGTGAAGCCCGCGGAGGCCGAGAGCTTCTACTGCTCGCGCACCTGCTGCACCAACACCATGAAGAACGCCATCCGGGTCAAGATGCTCAACCCAGACTGCCAGGTCACGGTGCTCTACAAAGACATCATCACCTACGGCTTCCGGGAGCAGTACTACACCGAGGCGCGCCGCCGAGGGGTCGTGTTCGTGCGGTACACCGACGAGGATCTGCCCCGGGTGACCCCGCTCGGCGCCGCCCTGCGCCTGGAGGTGACCGACCCGAGCCTCAACCGCCGCTACATTCTGGAGCCCGAGCTCCTGGCGCTGAGCATGTCCATCGTGCCCGCCGAGGGCACGGGGGCGCTGGCCCGGCTCCTCCAGCTCCCGCTTTCCCAGGAGGGGTTCTTCCTGGAGGCGGACCTCAAGATGCGCCCCATGGACTTCCTGGCCGAGGGCCTCTTCCTGTGCGGCATGGCCCACTACCCCCGGTTCCTGGAGGAGGCCATCTCCAGCGCCCAGGCAGCCGCCGGGCGGGCGCTCACGGTCCTGAGCCTCGACCCCTTCTACGTGGGGGGGGTCGTGGCGGCGGTGGACCCGGACCGGTGCGTGGGGTGCCTCACCTGCGTACGCACCTGCCCCTTCCACATCCCCCGCATGGCGTATGACCAGGCGGGGGTGGGCAACCTCGGGGGCCACGCCTGGATCGACCCCGCCCTGTGCCAGGGCTGCGGCTCCTGCACCGGCGAGTGCCCCGCTGTAGCCATCCAGCTCGCCCACTACCGCGACGACCAGGTGATGACAGGCGCTCTCGGTCAGTGGGACTCCGAGTTCGCCGAGTCGTCCAGGGCGGGAGCGACCGCGCCATGA
- a CDS encoding heterodisulfide reductase-related iron-sulfur binding cluster: MTAQRSGALAEQVEQATHQNAHLCYQCLRCSSGCPVAEDFDLLPSQVMLAIQEGDASVADSRTVWLCASCQTCNTRCPQGLDIPGIIDHFRQQTLDRASVPETARFFKAFLRNARVFGRVYEAGLMGELNLRDGKPLRDLPMGLRMIRKGKIRLLPQVARPPKRVEAVEPAPHRVAYYPGCSLHSTGAAFDRSFRGTAEALGFEVREIPGWTCCGTTPAHGADPVRAVSMPLQNLAIAERMGLDRVVAPCAACYGRFCTALRHYREDGELAARVDGELGQEYGDGVRVLNAVDLLGQVDLETLEARVAAPLKGLKVACYYGCLLTRPPADTGAAESENPQGMERLVRALGAEPLSWSRKTDCCGGSLAISHTALAKRMSAEILREAHARGADLVAAACPLCHVNLDERQPEMEAELGFQLPVVYVTQLLAVALGLPAEAQALDQCAVPAEPLMGLGG, from the coding sequence ATGACGGCACAGCGCAGCGGGGCTCTTGCGGAGCAGGTCGAACAAGCGACCCACCAGAACGCGCACCTGTGCTACCAGTGCCTGCGCTGTTCCTCCGGGTGCCCGGTGGCCGAGGACTTCGACCTCCTGCCGAGCCAGGTGATGCTGGCCATCCAGGAGGGGGACGCCTCGGTGGCCGACAGCCGCACGGTGTGGCTGTGCGCCTCGTGCCAGACCTGCAACACCCGCTGTCCCCAGGGGCTCGACATCCCGGGCATCATCGACCACTTCCGCCAGCAGACCCTGGACCGGGCCTCGGTGCCCGAGACCGCCCGGTTCTTCAAGGCCTTCCTGCGAAACGCCCGGGTCTTCGGGCGGGTGTACGAGGCCGGCCTCATGGGAGAGCTCAACCTGCGGGACGGCAAGCCCCTCCGGGATCTGCCCATGGGGCTTCGGATGATCCGGAAGGGGAAGATCCGGCTCCTCCCCCAGGTGGCGCGGCCCCCGAAGCGGGTCGAGGCGGTGGAGCCGGCGCCGCACCGGGTGGCCTACTACCCGGGGTGCTCGCTGCACTCCACCGGGGCCGCCTTCGACCGCTCCTTCCGGGGAACCGCCGAGGCCCTGGGGTTCGAGGTCCGGGAGATCCCCGGATGGACCTGCTGCGGCACCACCCCCGCCCACGGGGCCGACCCGGTGCGGGCGGTGAGCATGCCGCTCCAGAACCTCGCCATCGCCGAGCGCATGGGCCTCGATCGGGTGGTGGCCCCCTGCGCCGCCTGCTACGGGCGCTTTTGCACGGCGCTTCGCCACTACCGGGAGGACGGGGAGCTCGCCGCCCGGGTGGACGGGGAGCTGGGGCAGGAGTACGGCGACGGGGTGCGCGTCTTGAACGCCGTGGACCTCCTGGGGCAGGTGGACCTGGAGACCCTGGAGGCCAGGGTCGCGGCACCGCTCAAGGGCCTCAAGGTGGCCTGCTACTACGGCTGCCTCCTCACCCGCCCGCCCGCCGACACGGGAGCCGCCGAGTCCGAGAACCCCCAGGGCATGGAGAGGCTGGTGCGGGCGCTCGGGGCCGAGCCCCTCTCCTGGTCCCGAAAGACCGACTGCTGCGGCGGGAGCCTCGCCATCTCCCACACCGCCCTTGCCAAGCGCATGAGCGCCGAGATCCTCCGGGAGGCCCACGCCCGGGGGGCGGATCTGGTGGCGGCGGCCTGCCCCCTGTGCCACGTGAACCTCGACGAGCGCCAGCCCGAGATGGAGGCGGAGCTCGGCTTCCAGCTTCCCGTGGTCTACGTGACCCAGCTCCTGGCCGTGGCCCTGGGCCTGCCGGCGGAGGCCCAGGCACTGGACCAGTGCGCCGTGCCCGCGGAGCCATTGATGGGTCTGGGGGGCTGA
- a CDS encoding methylenetetrahydrofolate reductase, which yields GELGPPKGAEPEVIRKKARLLRGAVDAANITDNQTAVVRMSSIAAGLLAREEGVEPVVQMTCRDRNRLAIQADLLGAWGLGLRNLLCLTGDHQTFGNHPDAKNVWDVDSIQLVKMMAEMRDHGVFANGEELEGEPPRFFLGAVESPFADPIPYRPFRVAKKVRAGARFLQTQCIYNMPRFKDFMAKLGDMGLLDQVYVMAGLSPLKGPAMAKYMAANVPGIDMPEAVIDRLTQAGKGIDDKAEKSRAWRAEGIRLCIEQIQEVREIPGVAGVHVMAIEWEEAVRPIVEGAGLLPRPQPMPAAAEGAGHRA from the coding sequence GGGGAGCTGGGGCCTCCAAAGGGGGCCGAGCCCGAGGTGATCCGCAAGAAGGCGCGCCTCCTGCGCGGCGCGGTGGACGCGGCCAACATCACCGACAACCAGACTGCGGTGGTGCGCATGAGCTCGATTGCCGCGGGGCTCCTGGCCCGGGAGGAGGGGGTGGAGCCGGTGGTGCAGATGACCTGCCGCGATAGGAACCGCCTGGCCATTCAGGCCGACCTCCTGGGGGCCTGGGGCCTGGGGCTGCGTAACCTCCTGTGCCTCACGGGCGACCACCAGACCTTCGGCAACCACCCCGACGCCAAGAACGTGTGGGACGTGGACTCGATCCAGCTCGTGAAGATGATGGCCGAGATGCGAGACCACGGCGTCTTCGCCAACGGGGAGGAGCTCGAAGGGGAGCCGCCCCGGTTCTTCCTGGGGGCGGTGGAGAGCCCCTTTGCCGACCCCATCCCCTACCGGCCCTTCCGGGTGGCCAAGAAGGTGCGGGCCGGGGCGCGCTTCCTCCAGACCCAGTGCATCTACAACATGCCCCGGTTCAAGGACTTCATGGCGAAGCTCGGCGACATGGGGCTCCTGGACCAGGTGTACGTAATGGCGGGCCTGAGCCCGCTCAAGGGCCCGGCCATGGCCAAGTACATGGCCGCCAACGTCCCCGGCATCGACATGCCCGAGGCCGTGATCGACCGCCTCACCCAGGCCGGCAAGGGCATCGACGACAAGGCCGAGAAGTCCAGGGCCTGGCGCGCCGAGGGGATCCGGCTGTGCATCGAGCAGATCCAGGAGGTGCGGGAGATCCCCGGCGTCGCCGGGGTCCACGTGATGGCCATCGAGTGGGAGGAGGCCGTGCGCCCCATCGTGGAGGGGGCGGGGCTCCTGCCCCGGCCGCAGCCCATGCCGGCGGCGGCCGAGGGCGCAGGGCACAGAGCGTAA
- a CDS encoding methylenetetrahydrofolate reductase C-terminal domain-containing protein, whose product MIVAEQKPLDEILAMTAGAQDVLVLGCGTCVTVCFAGGDKEAEILAASLRMKSRLAEAPQRVTYATVQRQCEWEYLDAAGDAIRGADAVVSLACGVGAQAIVERFPEARMVPGLNTRFYGLPTAHGVWEERCAGCGECVLDFTGGICPVARCSKGLLNGPCGGTNKGNCEVDPAIPCAWRLIVERLEKLGALERLAEVHPPKNWRAGRDGGPGRIVREDLVRERDRAALGLTDEAR is encoded by the coding sequence ATGATCGTCGCCGAGCAGAAACCCCTGGACGAGATCCTGGCCATGACCGCGGGTGCGCAGGACGTGCTGGTGCTGGGGTGCGGCACCTGCGTCACCGTGTGCTTCGCCGGGGGGGACAAGGAGGCCGAGATCCTGGCCGCGTCGCTCCGGATGAAGTCCCGGCTGGCCGAGGCCCCCCAGCGGGTGACCTACGCCACGGTGCAGCGCCAATGTGAGTGGGAGTACCTGGACGCGGCCGGCGACGCCATCCGTGGCGCGGACGCGGTGGTGTCGCTGGCCTGCGGCGTGGGGGCCCAGGCCATCGTGGAGCGCTTCCCCGAGGCCCGCATGGTGCCGGGCCTCAACACCCGCTTCTACGGCCTGCCCACGGCCCACGGGGTGTGGGAAGAGCGGTGCGCCGGGTGCGGGGAGTGCGTGCTCGACTTCACCGGGGGCATCTGCCCCGTGGCCCGGTGCTCCAAGGGGCTCCTCAACGGCCCCTGCGGCGGCACCAACAAGGGCAACTGCGAGGTGGATCCCGCCATCCCCTGCGCCTGGCGCCTCATCGTGGAGCGCTTGGAGAAGCTCGGGGCGCTGGAGCGCCTGGCCGAGGTCCACCCCCCCAAGAATTGGCGCGCCGGCCGCGACGGCGGCCCCGGCCGCATCGTGCGCGAAGACCTGGTGCGCGAGCGCGACCGCGCGGCCCTGGGGCTGACGGACGAGGCGCG
- a CDS encoding hydrogenase iron-sulfur subunit yields the protein MSEFVPGIVAFCCHHCAYGAADLAGAMRLGYPDSVRVVRLPCTGKLDVAHVLSAFEHGADGVMVAGULEGDCHYLEGNTNAKRRVGTIAKLLEEIGVGGARVRMFHLSSAEGARFAEVCTEMTDAVKALGPSPLRRDRDGMTGSTGWESGPPKAAENAEATAAE from the coding sequence ATGAGCGAGTTCGTTCCGGGGATCGTCGCCTTCTGCTGCCACCACTGCGCCTACGGTGCCGCGGACCTGGCCGGGGCCATGCGGCTGGGCTACCCGGACTCGGTGCGGGTGGTGCGGCTGCCCTGCACCGGCAAGCTCGACGTGGCCCACGTGCTCTCGGCCTTCGAGCACGGGGCCGACGGGGTGATGGTGGCCGGCTGACTGGAGGGCGACTGCCATTACCTGGAAGGTAATACGAACGCCAAGAGAAGGGTCGGCACCATCGCGAAGCTCCTGGAGGAGATCGGGGTGGGGGGCGCCCGGGTGCGCATGTTCCACCTCTCCTCCGCCGAGGGAGCCCGCTTCGCCGAGGTCTGCACCGAGATGACCGACGCCGTCAAGGCCCTGGGGCCGAGCCCCCTGCGAAGAGACCGAGACGGGATGACAGGATCGACGGGATGGGAGAGCGGACCGCCAAAGGCCGCGGAGAACGCGGAGGCGACCGCGGCCGAGTAG